Genomic segment of Bacteroidota bacterium:
GCTGAAGATGAGGGATCGTAAGGAGATTTGTATTTTCTGGTGAAGCGGGATATGTACTCGTACATTTTAACAGCACCAGGTCTTTACATCCATGCTGCCGGAGAATACGTACTGATTCATCGATATCAGAAAGGGTACTTACACCCGTGGACATGATCACCGGTTTACCAGTTGCTGCAATTTTTTTTAGTAATGGCCAGTCCGTATTTTCAAATGAAGCCACTTTATATATAGGCACATTGAGTTCTTCCAGGAAATCAACAGCAGTTTCATCGAATGGTGAACTGAATGCGAGTATTTTTTTTTCTTTTGCCCTCTCGAAAATAGGTCTATGCCATTCCCACGGGGTATACGCTTCCTTGTAAAGATCATATAGCTCTCTCCCTTTCCATAAAGAATTATCATCGGTGATCTGGTAAGCGCCTTTGATAGTCATTGTATCAGCTGTATAAGTTTGCAACTTTATTGCATCTGCACCTGCTGCAGCTGCCGCATCCACAATTGCCAGTGCCCTGTCAAGCGACTGGTTATGATTGCCCGACATTTCGGCAATAATGAAAGGCCTTTGAGTGAGGCCAATCTGTTTACTTCCCAGTTTAATGTCCGTCATATTGCATAATGTATTTGTAAGAGGCCGCATATTCCTTTGCTGCTTCTTTTTTAAATTTTAATTTTTCAAATGATTTTTGGGAAGCAATATTTGCTTCTTTGACAAAGCCTGTTATTGAAATTACTTTTTTATAATCATCTGTAAAAGCTGTGATACCTTTGGAAAGGATGGTTGTGCCTAAACCCACGTTCCTGTAATTTTTATCTACGAGATAGCCTAACACAGCTTCATTACCTGAGACTTGGAAACGGATTTGCGCCATGGGCTTAGCATCCAGCTCAAGTATGTAATAATAAGAGTTGGGGTCTTCCAGTTTTGATGCGAACCATTTTTCATGATCACTCAGTGGAATAGCATTATTATTATAAGATTGTTCTCTTACTGCCGGTTCATTTATCCATTCATAACAAAGCATCATATCACCAGCCAAAACCTTTCGTACAACAAATTGCTGCGATAAAAATATCTGTTCGACTATCTTTTTTAATCTGTCGCTGGCTTTGCCATCAAAAACAGCAGCTTGCTTTTCTAAACTTTTTTGTTCCGCAATTTCATTTTCTTTTTCTGCATCTTTCAATTGAAATGCAAATCCTTCCCTTGTAAGAAAACGAATCATATCATCCTGGTTAGTCGCTATCTGCTCAAGGTAAACTATGCCCCCGATGGTCATGTATTCAAAACACACCGTGCTGGGCGAACAAACAGCATAAGAACAGGACAACATCTCTGATGCCATAGCTTCCGCATTTAATGAAGTTCCAACTGATGCCTTTAACCCGTTGCCTTTTAAATATTGGTTCAACTCATCAGCAAACTGGTATCCGCCACCTGTTACAATTCTTAACTCTTCAAACTTTTTAAGCGATGCGATAAACTTAACCACCTCCAGTGTTCTATTTTCAGGATCAGCTCCACCCAAACAAATAAAGATCTTTCGATTTTTCTCCCTCAGTTTTCCTTTTCCCGCTTCTTTAAGAAATGGTTTTCGAAGCAGACTGTATTGCGGTCCAAAATAAAATAGTGTGCCGGGCAATGCGTTGTAATCCATTGGTGTAATCCCACCTGCTGAATTGATAATTACATCTGCATTGAAAAAATATTCATGAATATCATCGATGCAAACAATAGAAGCCCCGGTGCTGCGAAGGATTTCTTGATATTCTTCCCTGAAATGATAACCATCTAATACTACTATATCGCTGACACGAATCTCACTAGTGATTTTTTTTGCTTCCGCAGATAAATCGGTTTCTTCAGATAATAAATTAATCGCTGTGAAATTTTTATTGGCTTCAGTTAACACTGCCGGTAGATTACAACAGGTATAAAGTATTCGTTCAAATTCATTACCTATAGATTCTGATAATGCACCACATCTTACAATATGCCCTAAACCCATCTGGCTATTACCATCCGCTCTGAAAATTATTCTGCCTTTTGTGTTATTCATTTTTCAAATAGCCAGTATGTAATATCATCAAATCCGGCATTATCGTAAAGATGACCCCATAGAAAACCATAGTCAACCAGTTTAACAGGAAAGTTCTCTATGAAAAGTTTGCCAAAATCACGTTTAAAAAGTTTGTTTGCTTCACCCTGATACTCTATCATTACCGGCGTACGATTAAAATACTCACCAATCAAAATATATTTTTGTGAATATTCAAACATCTTTTTCATGTTTGCCAATAAATCTTCAGGATGAATATGAATAAGTACACCAATTGTATAAACCAGATCAAAGCTGTTATTCGAAAAATTAGATTCAACAATTGGTCCATTAAAACTACTATCAGGGCTATACCTGTTCGTTACTATTTCATAAGCTGTCGGGCTTATTTCAATCAATGATTTTTTTGCTGAAGGATAAACTTCTGAAAGAAATCCTATGTTACGTCCAATATTACTTCCGCACTCTAAAAATGAATTTATTGGGCCCGCCTTTTTCAACATCTCTTTCCATCCCTGTGTCCCCATTGCAAAATCGAATTCAGAATTTTTTTCAATATAGGAGGAAGCATATTTTTCTTTCCAGAATTGTTGTTGTTCGTTCATATGTTAAGCTTGAATGATTGAATAGATTCAATTACATAATTCTGTTCTTCTTCTGTCAAAGTTGGATACATCGGCAGGCTTAAACATCTTTCATAATAAGATTCAGCCGCCGGGAAGTCTCCTTTCTTAAAACCAAATTGCCTGTAATAAGGCATCAGATGTACGGGTATATAATGTACCTGAGTAAAAATATTTTTAGTACGCAAGTAGTCATACAGCTCTTTTCTTTTGTCTGACTGAACCACATAAAGATGAAATGCATGTCCCGCATCATACTGCGGGGTCCTTACACCTGCATTTTTCAACCCTATGTCATATTTTGCTGCAATCTCTTTTCTTCTTTTCAACCCGGCATCAGCTTTTTTAAGTTGTGATATACCCAGTGATGCAAGCATATCCGGCAATCGGTAATTATAACCCAGCTCAGTCAGTTCCATATACCAGCCACCATGATTTTCCTGCATTTCCAACGGATCCCTGGTAAGTCCATGAGTTCTTAACCGTAGAAGCCGTTTATAAATTTTTTCATCATTAGTAGTTATCATCCCGCCTTCGCCGCAGGCAATATGCTTAACCGGGTGAAATGAAAAGACTGCTTGTTCAGCAAAGCGACCATTGCCACAATTTTGTTTTGCACCTTTTGAATCAGTAAAATATCCGCCGGGTGCATGACAGGCATCTTCCAATATCCAGGCACCATATTTATCCGTAATTGTTTTCAGTTGCTCAAGATTCACAGGGTAACCGGCCAGGTCAACCGGTACCACTCCTTTGATCTTTTTATCTTTTTTAAACAAATCTTCTACACGGTTCAAATCAATTGTATAACTGTCCTTATCAATATCGGCAAATAAAACTTCTGCTCCGCAGTACCGGGCACAATTAGCTGATGCAGAAAAAGTGATCGGTGATGTGATAATTTTTTCGCCGGGAGAAAGTTGATAAGCAAGGGAGGCCAGGTGTAATGCTCCTGTACCATTAGCAACTGTGACGGCATATTTACTTCCTATATACGCTGCAAATAATTTTTCAAACTCTCCGGGTTTTGGTCCCTGTGTAAGAAAATCCGATTGCAGGGTTTCAACAACAGCTGCAATATCCTCCGCAGTTATGGACTGCCGCCCGTAGGGTATTGGTTTATTCATGCTAAAAAATTATTTAATATTGAAATCCGGATCAAGATGTTCGCGGATCAGTTTCCGGATATCTGTCGCGGATACCCATTCTGTATTTTCGCCAGAGTTATAGTTAAACCCTTCTTTTACTTTTTGGGCATTGAATTTTGCAAGAAAATCTTTCAATTCCCATGCTGTTGTCTGGGGCAAAATAACGTAGTATTTACCCAAATCATATGTGGTAAACGAGTCAGAACTGGTAATCATTTCTTCATGTACTTTTTCACCGGGCCTTATTCCAATAATTTCCTTTTTGCATTCGGGCCCAATAGCTTCCGCCACCTCAGTAATTTTATAAGATGGTATTTTAGGTACATAGAGTTCACCACCCCATGCATGCTCCAATGCATGCAGTACCATTTCCACTCCTTCCTTAAGCGAAATATTAAAGCGAGTCATATTAGGATCTGTAATAGGTAATACCCCCTCTTTTCTTTTTTTCATAAAGAAAGGAATTACCGAACCATTGGAGCCCATCACATTTCCGTAACGAACCACAGAAAAAACGATATCCTTATTGCCCCTTATATTATTAGCAGCAATAAAAAGTTTATCAGAAGTAAGTTTTGTAGCCCCATATAAATTAATCGGTGCACAGGCTTTATCAGTAGAAAGTGCCACTACCCGTGTTATTGCTGTTTCCAGAGATGCCTTGATTACATTTTCGGCTCCGCCGATATTTGTTTTAATACATTCATCCGGGTTATATTCGGCAATATGCACATGTTTCATAGCAGCTGCGTGAATTACATAATCGATATCATGGAAGGCCCGCTTCAACCTATCATAATCTCTTACATCTCCAATAAAAAAACGGATCATCGGATACTTCTTATCCGGATAATCCAAAGCCATCTGGTATTGCTTCTGCTCATCCCTTGAGTAAATAACGAGGCGTTTTATATCAGGCCATTTATGCAGAATTGTTTTAGTAAACTCCTTACCAAAAGATCCTGTTCCGCCGGTAATTAGGATGGATTTCCCGTTTAAATCTAAATTCATATTCATTTTTTAAAAAATAACAGTTTATTATATGCTGATTAAGGACTGAAATAAAAACCGGTATGGATTTCTTGTTATACCATTTTTATATCCTGATGATATTAATTTAGTAGCTGATAAAAAATAACATTATGGCAAAACTGGCGAAACAGTCTAAAAGAAAGCACTTACCCGATTTTTTAATGTGTCTTTCATTTTGTCTTCTTTTAATTAAAACAGATGCGCAAAATGTTTTTAGCTTCTCTTCTCCTACCGATTTTCCTGCGGAAGCAGCTGCCGATCTGAAATACCTGCTGCAAAAATCCTCGGGTCAAAACTGGGAATTGGTGAGTGGCCAAAATATTCAGCGAGGATTTATACTTTCAGTTTCAACCACCGGTTCTTTTAAAACCGGGGAAAGCTGTATCATCACCGGTAACGGAAAAGACCTGCTGCAATTTCAATCTCCCACTATTAATGGTTTGATCTTTGGAGTTTACCGTCATCTTAGGGATCTCGGTTTTAAATTTTACCTGCCCGATGAGATCTATACTATCATCCCCACTGGTACAAACCTATTTGTCAAACAAACAAAAACAGTCACTCCCCATCTTCGTATCCGCGAATTTTTTGGAACCGGTGGTTTTGGTAGCGGCAAAACAGATATCGACCGTTCCGTACAAAGAGATTGGCAAATCTGGAAATGGCGTAATGGCTTTGGATCTGAATTCCCATTGGCTGGTCATGTCGGCGAAACGTTTAACTTAAACAATGCTGCCACTCTTGAAAAAAATCCCGGCTGGACTGCTACTCCCATTAAACAAAACGGACAGGTAAGTATAAATACCAAACTGAATTATTTTAATGCAGCCGCTGTTGATTTTTTTACAAACTGGACGATAAAAAAATTCACAGATAAAAACTATAAACTGCAACCGGCTTTTATCCGCGATATGGTATCGGTAGAGCCTGCAGATGGCGGTGATTATATGACTGGAACCGCAACCGTAAACGGTGTAAAACTAAATACCGTAAGCGACCAGGTTTTTTATGCCGCCAATATTGCTGCAGAAAAACTGGAAAAAAAATTTCCAAATAATCCCGGTATTGGCGTGAACCTATATGCTTAT
This window contains:
- the pseI gene encoding pseudaminic acid synthase, whose amino-acid sequence is MTDIKLGSKQIGLTQRPFIIAEMSGNHNQSLDRALAIVDAAAAAGADAIKLQTYTADTMTIKGAYQITDDNSLWKGRELYDLYKEAYTPWEWHRPIFERAKEKKILAFSSPFDETAVDFLEELNVPIYKVASFENTDWPLLKKIAATGKPVIMSTGVSTLSDIDESVRILRQHGCKDLVLLKCTSTYPASPENTNLLTIPHLQQLFNCLVGLSDHTMGIGASVAAAALGARVIEKHFTLRRADGGVDSAFSLEPDELKALVTESERAFLALGAVKYGVQKAEEKSKMFKRSIYIAKDMKSGELINATNIKIIRPGNGLESRYLDLVMGRAVKNDIKAGTPLTWDLI
- the pseC gene encoding UDP-4-amino-4,6-dideoxy-N-acetyl-beta-L-altrosamine transaminase — protein: MNKPIPYGRQSITAEDIAAVVETLQSDFLTQGPKPGEFEKLFAAYIGSKYAVTVANGTGALHLASLAYQLSPGEKIITSPITFSASANCARYCGAEVLFADIDKDSYTIDLNRVEDLFKKDKKIKGVVPVDLAGYPVNLEQLKTITDKYGAWILEDACHAPGGYFTDSKGAKQNCGNGRFAEQAVFSFHPVKHIACGEGGMITTNDEKIYKRLLRLRTHGLTRDPLEMQENHGGWYMELTELGYNYRLPDMLASLGISQLKKADAGLKRRKEIAAKYDIGLKNAGVRTPQYDAGHAFHLYVVQSDKRKELYDYLRTKNIFTQVHYIPVHLMPYYRQFGFKKGDFPAAESYYERCLSLPMYPTLTEEEQNYVIESIQSFKLNI
- the pseG gene encoding UDP-2,4-diacetamido-2,4,6-trideoxy-beta-L-altropyranose hydrolase: MNNTKGRIIFRADGNSQMGLGHIVRCGALSESIGNEFERILYTCCNLPAVLTEANKNFTAINLLSEETDLSAEAKKITSEIRVSDIVVLDGYHFREEYQEILRSTGASIVCIDDIHEYFFNADVIINSAGGITPMDYNALPGTLFYFGPQYSLLRKPFLKEAGKGKLREKNRKIFICLGGADPENRTLEVVKFIASLKKFEELRIVTGGGYQFADELNQYLKGNGLKASVGTSLNAEAMASEMLSCSYAVCSPSTVCFEYMTIGGIVYLEQIATNQDDMIRFLTREGFAFQLKDAEKENEIAEQKSLEKQAAVFDGKASDRLKKIVEQIFLSQQFVVRKVLAGDMMLCYEWINEPAVREQSYNNNAIPLSDHEKWFASKLEDPNSYYYILELDAKPMAQIRFQVSGNEAVLGYLVDKNYRNVGLGTTILSKGITAFTDDYKKVISITGFVKEANIASQKSFEKLKFKKEAAKEYAASYKYIMQYDGH
- the pseB gene encoding UDP-N-acetylglucosamine 4,6-dehydratase (inverting); this translates as MNLDLNGKSILITGGTGSFGKEFTKTILHKWPDIKRLVIYSRDEQKQYQMALDYPDKKYPMIRFFIGDVRDYDRLKRAFHDIDYVIHAAAMKHVHIAEYNPDECIKTNIGGAENVIKASLETAITRVVALSTDKACAPINLYGATKLTSDKLFIAANNIRGNKDIVFSVVRYGNVMGSNGSVIPFFMKKRKEGVLPITDPNMTRFNISLKEGVEMVLHALEHAWGGELYVPKIPSYKITEVAEAIGPECKKEIIGIRPGEKVHEEMITSSDSFTTYDLGKYYVILPQTTAWELKDFLAKFNAQKVKEGFNYNSGENTEWVSATDIRKLIREHLDPDFNIK
- a CDS encoding methyltransferase domain-containing protein, translating into MNEQQQFWKEKYASSYIEKNSEFDFAMGTQGWKEMLKKAGPINSFLECGSNIGRNIGFLSEVYPSAKKSLIEISPTAYEIVTNRYSPDSSFNGPIVESNFSNNSFDLVYTIGVLIHIHPEDLLANMKKMFEYSQKYILIGEYFNRTPVMIEYQGEANKLFKRDFGKLFIENFPVKLVDYGFLWGHLYDNAGFDDITYWLFEK